One genomic region from Amycolatopsis sp. FBCC-B4732 encodes:
- a CDS encoding thioesterase II family protein, giving the protein MTADRWFRRFHEAPAAKARLVCLPHAGGSASFYFPVSRALAPDVEVLSVQYPGRQDRRKEPFVPTVGGLADEIATLLRGLDERPLALFGHSMGAMVAYEVTRRLEAGGPAPVALFVSGRRAPDRYRDDRVHTRSDEGVLAEVRRLSGTEADLLGDDEVVRMILPVLRNDYRAVETYRHPPGVRLATPVVAFTGTEDPVASVDEVSAWAEHTTGGFELVPLPGGHFFLTRHQDAVLRTMADRLGRVPA; this is encoded by the coding sequence GTGACCGCGGACCGCTGGTTCCGCCGGTTCCACGAGGCGCCGGCGGCCAAGGCGCGGCTGGTGTGCCTGCCGCACGCGGGCGGTTCGGCGTCGTTCTACTTCCCGGTGTCGCGGGCGCTCGCCCCGGACGTCGAAGTCCTGTCCGTGCAGTACCCGGGGCGGCAGGACCGGCGGAAGGAACCGTTCGTGCCCACCGTCGGAGGGCTCGCCGACGAGATCGCCACCCTGCTGCGGGGGCTCGACGAGCGGCCGCTGGCGCTGTTCGGGCACAGCATGGGCGCGATGGTCGCGTACGAGGTCACGCGGCGGCTGGAGGCCGGCGGGCCGGCGCCGGTGGCGCTGTTCGTCTCCGGCCGCCGCGCGCCCGACCGGTACCGCGACGACCGCGTCCACACCCGCTCCGACGAGGGGGTGCTGGCCGAGGTGCGCCGCCTGAGCGGCACGGAGGCGGACCTCCTCGGCGACGACGAGGTGGTCCGGATGATCCTGCCGGTGCTGCGCAACGACTACCGCGCGGTGGAGACCTACCGGCACCCGCCGGGCGTCCGGCTGGCGACGCCGGTGGTGGCGTTCACCGGCACCGAGGACCCGGTGGCGTCGGTGGACGAGGTCTCCGCCTGGGCGGAGCACACCACCGGCGGCTTCGAGCTGGTGCCGCTGCCGGGTGGCCACTTCTTCCTGACCCGCCACCAGGACGCCGTGCTGCGGACGATGGCCGACCGGCTGGGCCGGGTTCCCGCCTGA
- a CDS encoding SDR family NAD(P)-dependent oxidoreductase: MSSALDLSGTITCVTGASGGIGRGIALRFAEAGSAVAVHHRRPGAADDVVEAIEAAGGRARAFAAELTDDTACHALLDAVAEWGGRLDALVNNAGVQPVEPLADITAERWRAMLDATLTSAFSCTQAAARLLVDGGSVTHVASIEARQPAPGHVHYSAAKAALVVHARGAALEYGPRGIRVNTVSPGLIDRPGLARDWPEGVERWQRSAPLGRLGTPADVGNACVFLASPLASFVTGHDLVVDGGVTARPTW; this comes from the coding sequence ATGAGCAGCGCACTCGATCTCTCCGGCACGATCACCTGCGTCACCGGCGCGTCCGGGGGCATCGGGCGCGGCATCGCGCTCCGGTTCGCCGAGGCGGGCAGCGCGGTGGCCGTGCACCACCGGCGTCCCGGCGCCGCGGACGACGTCGTCGAGGCGATCGAAGCCGCCGGTGGGCGGGCCCGCGCGTTCGCCGCCGAGCTCACCGACGACACCGCGTGCCACGCCCTGCTCGACGCCGTCGCGGAGTGGGGCGGGCGGCTCGACGCGCTGGTCAACAACGCCGGCGTCCAGCCGGTCGAACCCCTTGCCGACATCACGGCCGAGCGCTGGCGGGCGATGCTGGACGCGACCCTGACCAGCGCGTTCTCCTGCACCCAGGCGGCGGCCCGGCTGCTGGTCGATGGCGGGAGCGTCACGCACGTGGCGTCGATCGAGGCCCGGCAGCCCGCACCGGGGCACGTCCACTACAGCGCGGCGAAGGCGGCGCTGGTCGTGCACGCGCGCGGCGCGGCGCTGGAGTACGGGCCGCGCGGGATCCGCGTCAACACGGTGTCGCCGGGGCTGATCGACCGGCCGGGACTCGCGCGGGACTGGCCCGAGGGCGTCGAGCGCTGGCAGCGCTCGGCCCCGCTGGGCCGCCTGGGCACCCCGGCCGACGTCGGCAACGCGTGCGTCTTCCTGGCCTCCCCGCTGGCGTCCTTCGTGACCGGCCACGACCTGGTCGTCGACGGCGGCGTCACCGCCCGCCCGACCTGGTAA
- a CDS encoding roadblock/LC7 domain-containing protein: MSTRQEGTEVTDGSRNWLVSAFTQEVPGVAHAALVSADGLLVAANDTLPRDRGDQLSAIASGLASLALGTADLFTAGRVVQSVIEMEQGFLLLMNVGDGSNLVVLANPGCDIGLVGYEMTLLVDRVGKVVETPARPAASPGAAR, translated from the coding sequence ATGAGTACCCGGCAGGAAGGAACGGAAGTGACCGACGGGTCCCGGAACTGGCTGGTGTCGGCGTTCACCCAGGAGGTGCCCGGGGTGGCGCACGCGGCGCTCGTCTCGGCGGACGGGCTGCTCGTGGCGGCGAACGACACCCTGCCGCGCGACCGCGGCGACCAGCTCTCGGCGATCGCGTCCGGGCTCGCCAGCCTCGCGCTCGGCACGGCCGACCTGTTCACCGCCGGCCGCGTCGTGCAGTCGGTGATCGAGATGGAGCAAGGATTTCTGCTGCTGATGAACGTCGGGGACGGCTCGAACCTGGTCGTGCTGGCCAACCCGGGCTGCGACATCGGGCTGGTCGGCTACGAGATGACGTTGCTGGTGGACCGGGTCGGGAAGGTGGTCGAGACCCCGGCGCGGCCGGCGGCCTCGCCGGGAGCGGCCCGGTGA
- a CDS encoding ATP/GTP-binding protein yields the protein MDYVHSDKLITSAKIVVAGGFGAGKTTFVGAVSEIDPLRTEALMTSAAVGVDRVEAVPGKVATTVAMDFGRLTLAEDLILYVFGTPGQHRFWFMWDDLVCGAVAAIVLVDTRRLADSFASIDFFESRGLPFLVAINQFEDTRQHPPAQVREALKVPAAVEVVTCDARSPESTKRILIAAAEHALAEHHSPRSRKA from the coding sequence GTGGACTACGTGCACTCTGACAAACTGATCACGTCGGCCAAGATCGTCGTCGCGGGCGGCTTCGGGGCCGGGAAGACGACGTTCGTCGGCGCCGTCTCGGAAATCGACCCGCTGCGCACCGAAGCGCTGATGACGTCGGCGGCGGTCGGCGTCGACCGGGTCGAAGCGGTGCCCGGGAAGGTCGCGACGACGGTCGCGATGGACTTCGGCAGGCTCACCCTCGCCGAGGACCTGATCCTCTACGTCTTCGGCACGCCGGGCCAGCACCGGTTCTGGTTCATGTGGGACGACCTGGTCTGCGGCGCGGTGGCCGCGATCGTCCTGGTCGACACGCGCCGGCTGGCGGACTCGTTCGCGTCGATCGACTTCTTCGAATCCCGCGGCCTGCCGTTCCTGGTGGCCATCAACCAGTTCGAGGACACCCGCCAGCACCCGCCCGCGCAGGTGCGCGAAGCCCTCAAGGTCCCAGCGGCGGTGGAGGTCGTCACCTGCGACGCGCGCTCCCCGGAGTCCACGAAGCGGATCCTCATCGCCGCGGCCGAGCACGCGCTCGCCGAGCACCACTCACCACGATCGCGGAAAGCCTGA
- a CDS encoding MHYT domain-containing protein gives MNHDDFAMGHWLVVLAYLTSVVGCALGLACTLQARSTDNPRVRLTWLGLAALSIGGVGIWVMHFIAMLGFSTPGMPVRYDILRTAVSALLSVVAVFCGLLVFGVRNRFAWRRLLLGGLLTGLAVAVMHYTGMWAVQVKGTIGYDPTLVVLSVLIAVVAATAALWFTVGLDKLLPRLAAGLVMGAAVTGMHYTGMAAVRLNLDPAAPDPSGTEVFSFLFPVFVLAALAMAVPICAVLMATSSSEAPRHTTVGS, from the coding sequence ATGAACCACGACGATTTCGCGATGGGGCACTGGCTCGTGGTGCTCGCCTACCTGACCTCGGTGGTGGGGTGCGCCCTCGGGCTCGCCTGCACGCTGCAGGCGCGTTCGACCGACAACCCGCGCGTCCGGCTGACGTGGCTGGGCCTCGCGGCGCTGTCCATCGGCGGCGTCGGCATCTGGGTCATGCACTTCATCGCGATGCTCGGCTTTTCGACCCCGGGGATGCCGGTGCGCTACGACATCCTCCGCACGGCGGTGTCGGCGCTCCTCTCGGTGGTGGCGGTGTTCTGCGGCCTGCTGGTGTTCGGCGTCCGCAACCGCTTCGCCTGGCGTCGCCTGCTCCTGGGCGGCCTGCTCACCGGCCTCGCGGTGGCGGTGATGCACTACACGGGCATGTGGGCGGTCCAGGTCAAGGGCACGATCGGCTACGACCCGACGCTGGTGGTGCTGTCGGTCCTCATCGCGGTGGTCGCGGCGACGGCGGCCCTGTGGTTCACGGTCGGCCTGGACAAGCTCCTGCCCCGCCTGGCCGCGGGCCTGGTGATGGGCGCGGCGGTGACGGGCATGCACTACACGGGCATGGCGGCGGTCCGCCTGAACCTCGACCCGGCGGCGCCGGACCCGTCGGGCACGGAGGTGTTCTCGTTCCTGTTCCCGGTGTTCGTGCTGGCGGCGCTGGCGATGGCGGTCCCGATCTGCGCGGTGCTGATGGCGACGTCGAGTTCGGAGGCACCACGGCACACGACGGTCGGGTCCTGA
- a CDS encoding PKD domain-containing protein, with product MLLSLRSRGRIALATALTAAFALLVPGVAHAAPPSGDDFDQATVITALPFTAQQDTSEATRAVDDPSWCQSSDVRASVWFRYTATADGYLRASTKGSDPEMILAVHTGTRGALRGVDNGCGIGADATFLAKAGTTYSIMISGYDVPGGALSLKLDSVPAAANDDFANAQPVPSLPFSAQPDFSVASYEADDPESTCQSEANLAPSVWYAYTNTGEAKSVTARTTGYGSALSVYTGSSLPELKQVACKNDSYGQPTAFRAATGTTYYVRVTGPAGSYEPVTLSLADAPALDPSISQSPSYPTVYDTVSFSADSWNEIDRPMTADWDFGDGATAPAGTAPVSHHYATDGTYTVTTHATSPDGRTATKTTLVTVTTHDVGIAKFAVPTAARVGVSKPISVDVSNTRYAETATVVLSRNDGTSWRQVATLTLTVPARPTKTVRFPFAYTFTPEDLADGKVTFRASVSLDYPIRDARPADNEVIAIATTVKPAATRITAV from the coding sequence GTGCTGCTTTCCTTGCGATCGCGCGGCCGGATCGCCTTGGCCACCGCGCTCACCGCGGCGTTCGCGCTGCTCGTACCGGGGGTCGCGCACGCGGCGCCACCGTCCGGCGACGACTTCGACCAGGCAACGGTGATCACCGCGCTGCCGTTCACCGCGCAGCAGGACACGAGCGAGGCCACCCGGGCGGTCGACGACCCGTCCTGGTGCCAGTCGTCCGACGTCCGGGCGTCCGTCTGGTTCCGGTACACGGCCACCGCGGACGGGTACCTGCGCGCCTCGACCAAGGGCAGCGACCCGGAGATGATCCTCGCGGTCCACACCGGGACCCGGGGCGCGCTCCGCGGCGTCGACAACGGCTGCGGCATCGGCGCGGACGCGACGTTCCTGGCGAAGGCCGGCACCACGTACTCCATCATGATCTCCGGCTACGACGTCCCGGGCGGCGCGCTGTCGCTGAAGCTGGACTCCGTCCCGGCCGCGGCCAACGACGACTTCGCGAACGCGCAGCCCGTGCCGTCGCTGCCGTTCTCCGCGCAGCCGGACTTCTCGGTCGCCTCCTACGAAGCCGACGACCCGGAGTCGACCTGCCAGTCCGAGGCCAACCTCGCCCCGTCGGTCTGGTACGCCTACACCAACACCGGTGAGGCGAAGTCGGTCACCGCGCGGACCACCGGGTACGGCTCGGCCCTCTCGGTCTACACCGGGAGCAGCCTGCCGGAGCTGAAGCAGGTGGCCTGCAAGAACGACTCGTACGGGCAGCCGACCGCGTTCCGCGCCGCCACCGGCACGACCTACTACGTCCGCGTGACCGGGCCGGCCGGTTCGTACGAGCCCGTCACGCTGTCCCTGGCCGACGCGCCGGCGCTGGACCCGTCGATCTCCCAGTCGCCGTCGTACCCGACGGTCTACGACACCGTTTCGTTCTCCGCGGACTCCTGGAACGAGATCGACCGGCCGATGACCGCCGACTGGGACTTCGGCGACGGCGCCACGGCCCCGGCCGGCACCGCGCCCGTCTCCCACCACTACGCCACCGACGGCACGTACACCGTCACCACGCACGCGACGTCGCCGGACGGCCGCACGGCCACCAAGACGACGCTCGTCACGGTGACCACGCACGACGTCGGGATCGCCAAGTTCGCCGTGCCCACCGCGGCCCGCGTGGGCGTCAGCAAGCCCATTTCGGTCGACGTCAGCAACACCCGCTACGCCGAAACGGCGACGGTCGTGCTGTCCCGCAACGACGGGACCTCCTGGCGGCAGGTCGCCACGCTCACCCTGACCGTGCCCGCGCGGCCCACCAAGACCGTGCGGTTCCCGTTCGCCTACACCTTCACCCCGGAGGACCTGGCGGACGGCAAGGTCACCTTCCGAGCGAGCGTCTCGCTGGACTACCCGATCCGCGACGCCCGGCCGGCGGACAACGAAGTGATCGCCATCGCCACGACCGTCAAGCCGGCCGCCACGCGCATCACCGCCGTCTGA
- a CDS encoding ATP-binding protein yields MLLLPVLVALLLAGARVQGELARAGGLSAVRDQMPVVQGISELAGLVDDEMIHDGAAAQTAAVDGKAASVRRDAAFSQLTPQLAGALEDQLGKLAELRQQTGSAAAKTAAYHDFTVVLGEVIPGVVGQAGNADLGASASLSAALVQLRTVLAVQEAVAGDPGGAAVAERAVSEEAVLTGQIRRVTPAGAAAARFAAATSPGAGGPAAKRAVLGTVLAEQVKTLSDAVGVQTNLARSDALRDAALVLAALLCALAIALAVARSVVAPIRRLHAAALDTARRRLPGTIERIRGGEDVDWRATPPLPVDSEEEVGQLARAFDDMHRQAVRLAVGEQAEMRIQVSEMFMTLSRRSQSLVELQLSVIEDLEADEQDPQRLAELFQIDHIATRLRRNGENLQVLAGGRPVRRETGPVATVELLRAATSEVKDYQRITLGNAPRGSVQAEAAADIVHILAELLENAIRSSPPGEQVVLTADRGFDGGVLVEVVDVGLGMTREDLEAANARLAAGASVSPETTRRMGLFVVSRLAASHGITVRLRPTTTRTASAGITASVHVPGVLVLVDLPARPGPLALLPAVNGTARPELEPRWPAEEPGPAPPADPPTPIFDQMLSHWFAETPPEAARPAGWASPADQVRQAAEAAVGTVGEPEFTDSGLPARQPGAQLAPGSAAPRHPQQGDPSFRDPAAVRSNLSRHYSGMRAARHRVSAEPDAEQR; encoded by the coding sequence GTGCTGCTGCTGCCCGTCCTGGTCGCCTTGCTGCTGGCCGGGGCCCGGGTGCAGGGCGAACTCGCCCGGGCCGGCGGGCTCAGCGCCGTGCGCGACCAAATGCCCGTCGTGCAAGGGATTTCCGAACTCGCCGGGCTCGTCGACGACGAGATGATCCACGACGGTGCCGCCGCGCAGACCGCCGCCGTCGACGGGAAAGCCGCGTCGGTGCGCCGGGACGCCGCATTTTCGCAGCTCACCCCGCAACTCGCCGGCGCATTGGAAGATCAGCTCGGTAAATTGGCCGAGCTGCGCCAGCAGACCGGTTCCGCGGCCGCCAAAACCGCCGCTTACCACGACTTCACGGTCGTGCTCGGCGAAGTGATCCCCGGCGTTGTCGGCCAAGCCGGGAATGCCGATCTCGGCGCGTCGGCGAGTCTCAGCGCGGCGTTGGTGCAGCTGAGGACCGTGCTCGCCGTCCAGGAAGCCGTGGCGGGCGACCCCGGTGGCGCCGCGGTGGCCGAGCGCGCCGTGTCCGAAGAGGCCGTGCTCACCGGTCAGATCCGCCGCGTGACGCCGGCGGGCGCGGCGGCGGCCCGGTTCGCCGCGGCGACCAGCCCGGGTGCCGGCGGTCCCGCCGCGAAGCGCGCGGTGCTCGGCACCGTGCTGGCCGAACAGGTGAAAACGCTTTCGGACGCGGTCGGCGTGCAGACCAACCTCGCCCGCTCGGACGCGCTGCGCGACGCCGCGCTGGTGCTCGCGGCCCTGCTCTGCGCCCTCGCCATCGCGCTCGCCGTCGCCCGGTCCGTCGTGGCCCCGATCCGGCGGCTGCACGCGGCCGCGCTCGACACCGCGCGCCGACGGCTGCCCGGCACCATCGAACGCATCCGGGGCGGCGAGGACGTCGACTGGCGGGCGACCCCGCCGCTGCCGGTCGACTCGGAGGAGGAGGTCGGCCAGCTCGCCCGCGCCTTCGACGACATGCACCGGCAGGCGGTCCGGCTCGCCGTCGGCGAGCAGGCCGAGATGCGGATCCAGGTCAGCGAGATGTTCATGACGCTGTCGCGGCGCAGCCAGTCGCTGGTGGAGCTGCAGCTTTCGGTGATCGAGGACCTCGAAGCCGACGAGCAGGACCCGCAGCGGCTGGCCGAGCTGTTCCAGATCGACCACATCGCCACGCGGCTGCGGCGCAACGGCGAAAACCTGCAGGTCCTCGCCGGTGGCCGGCCGGTGCGGCGGGAAACCGGCCCGGTGGCGACGGTCGAGCTGCTGCGGGCGGCGACGTCGGAGGTCAAGGACTACCAGCGCATCACCCTCGGCAACGCCCCGCGCGGCTCGGTGCAGGCCGAAGCCGCGGCCGACATCGTGCACATCCTCGCGGAGCTGCTGGAGAACGCCATCCGGTCGTCGCCGCCGGGGGAGCAGGTCGTGCTCACCGCCGACCGCGGCTTCGACGGCGGCGTGCTCGTCGAGGTCGTCGACGTCGGTCTCGGCATGACCCGCGAAGACCTCGAAGCGGCCAACGCCCGGCTGGCCGCCGGCGCGTCGGTGAGCCCGGAGACCACCCGCCGGATGGGCTTGTTCGTGGTGAGCAGGCTGGCCGCCTCGCACGGGATCACCGTCCGGCTGCGGCCGACGACCACGCGGACCGCGAGCGCCGGCATCACCGCCAGCGTGCACGTGCCCGGCGTGCTGGTCCTGGTCGACCTGCCGGCCCGGCCCGGCCCGCTCGCGCTGCTCCCGGCCGTCAACGGCACCGCGCGGCCCGAGCTCGAACCCCGGTGGCCCGCCGAAGAACCCGGACCCGCGCCGCCGGCGGACCCGCCGACCCCGATCTTCGACCAGATGCTGTCGCACTGGTTCGCCGAAACCCCGCCGGAAGCGGCGCGCCCGGCGGGCTGGGCGAGCCCCGCCGACCAGGTGCGGCAGGCCGCCGAAGCCGCGGTCGGGACCGTCGGCGAGCCCGAGTTCACCGACTCGGGCCTGCCGGCCCGGCAGCCCGGCGCGCAGCTGGCCCCGGGCTCGGCCGCCCCGCGCCACCCGCAGCAGGGCGACCCGTCCTTCCGCGACCCGGCGGCGGTGCGGAGCAACCTTTCCCGGCACTACAGCGGTATGCGCGCGGCCCGCCACCGGGTCTCGGCCGAGCCGGACGCGGAGCAGCGATGA
- a CDS encoding cytochrome P450 codes for MTETLDTATGVPSFPLPRGKCPYHPPAAYAELHENAPLSEVELVDGKRAWVVTGYAEARALLSDPRLSAARSHPDFPNNAKIMPGTGMPQPVPEGDALTFAQLDDPEHNAQRKLVIPSFTLRQAKAMRPKIQKIVDELIDGMLADGPGADLVSAFAVPFPAMMMAELFGVPEEDRAVYTEHVQYLATRPDMMVPAIYTLSDFYTKLFERKRAEPADDLATHMVTSFDERPEEIGFQQLLNSAMLVTVSGNESTMTMISLGAFAVLDNPAQADVLRADPAGAAPRAVEELLRYISAGDIISRLATEDIEIGGRTVRAGEGVILATPAVNRDPEAFPAPHELDLRRDHKTHLTFGHGPHQCVAMNFATAALEVVFSTLFTRLPGLRLAVPSEEVPPGGLGVYRVAELPVTW; via the coding sequence GTGACCGAAACCCTCGACACCGCGACCGGGGTGCCGTCGTTCCCGCTGCCGCGCGGCAAGTGCCCGTACCACCCGCCCGCCGCGTACGCGGAGCTGCACGAGAACGCACCGCTGTCCGAAGTGGAGCTCGTCGACGGCAAGCGGGCCTGGGTCGTCACCGGCTACGCGGAAGCCCGCGCGCTGCTGTCGGACCCGCGGCTCTCGGCCGCCCGTTCGCACCCGGACTTCCCGAACAACGCCAAGATCATGCCCGGCACCGGCATGCCGCAGCCGGTGCCCGAGGGCGACGCGCTGACGTTCGCGCAGCTCGACGACCCGGAGCACAACGCCCAGCGCAAGCTGGTGATCCCGAGCTTCACGCTGCGCCAGGCCAAGGCGATGCGCCCGAAGATCCAGAAGATCGTCGACGAGCTGATCGACGGCATGCTGGCCGACGGCCCCGGCGCGGACCTCGTGTCGGCGTTCGCGGTGCCGTTCCCGGCGATGATGATGGCGGAGCTGTTCGGCGTGCCGGAGGAGGACCGCGCGGTCTACACCGAGCACGTCCAGTACCTGGCGACCCGGCCGGACATGATGGTGCCGGCGATCTACACGCTGTCCGACTTCTACACGAAGCTCTTCGAGCGCAAGCGCGCCGAGCCGGCCGACGACCTGGCCACGCACATGGTCACCAGCTTCGACGAGCGGCCCGAGGAGATCGGCTTCCAGCAGCTGCTCAACTCGGCGATGCTGGTCACGGTGTCGGGCAACGAGTCCACGATGACGATGATCTCGCTGGGCGCGTTCGCGGTGCTGGACAACCCGGCGCAGGCGGACGTCCTGCGCGCCGACCCGGCGGGCGCGGCCCCGCGCGCGGTGGAGGAGCTGCTGCGCTACATCTCGGCCGGTGACATCATTTCGCGCCTGGCCACCGAGGACATCGAGATCGGCGGCCGGACCGTGCGTGCGGGGGAGGGCGTCATCCTGGCGACGCCGGCGGTCAACCGCGACCCCGAAGCGTTCCCGGCGCCGCACGAGCTCGACCTGCGCCGCGACCACAAGACGCACCTGACCTTCGGCCACGGCCCGCACCAGTGCGTCGCGATGAACTTCGCGACGGCCGCGCTCGAGGTCGTCTTCTCGACGCTGTTCACCCGCCTCCCCGGCCTGCGGCTGGCGGTCCCGTCGGAGGAGGTGCCGCCGGGCGGGCTGGGCGTCTACCGCGTCGCCGAGCTCCCGGTCACGTGGTGA
- a CDS encoding cytochrome P450, whose product MTSALSSEDVPSARFGLGEQLAWLRRKREDGGVHVDASGAHHVFSHADVERVTKDPATFSSNPARVLPEDVPNMTEGMMLVADPPQHGKLRRLAAQAFTPRKMRDLGPRVTEIAEGLLARAPEGGFDAVEHFTVELPATMIAELFGIPAADAGAFRSLVEQIMAIEPPDLTDEAAVRAAADSALGGPFLELMGYLLQLCARRRAEPGPGLISDLVRARLDGERLADPEVASLAVQILQAGHLTTAAVLGHALVLLAEHPEAQAALRADRALIPGAVEEVLRCRPPSTRLQRYTTVDTEVAGHGIPAGAVVVPWMLSANHDDAVFDAPDVFDIRRSPNRHLTFGHGIHFCLGAMLARVELTGALNALFDHVPPWTVDGVVEYQESHLLFGPKRVPLVVSTTPTDRRDLP is encoded by the coding sequence GTGACCAGCGCACTGTCCAGTGAGGACGTCCCGTCGGCGCGGTTCGGCCTGGGCGAGCAGCTCGCCTGGCTGCGGCGCAAGCGGGAGGACGGCGGGGTGCACGTCGACGCGTCCGGGGCGCACCACGTCTTCTCCCACGCCGACGTCGAGCGCGTCACCAAGGACCCGGCCACGTTCTCCAGCAACCCGGCGCGGGTGCTGCCCGAGGACGTGCCGAACATGACCGAGGGGATGATGCTCGTCGCCGACCCGCCGCAGCACGGCAAGCTGCGGCGGCTGGCGGCGCAGGCGTTCACCCCGCGCAAGATGCGCGACCTCGGCCCGCGGGTCACCGAGATCGCCGAGGGCCTGCTCGCCCGCGCGCCGGAAGGCGGCTTCGACGCGGTCGAGCACTTCACGGTCGAGCTGCCCGCGACGATGATCGCCGAGCTGTTCGGCATCCCGGCCGCCGACGCGGGCGCGTTCCGGTCGCTGGTCGAGCAGATCATGGCGATCGAGCCGCCGGACCTCACCGACGAAGCCGCGGTGCGGGCGGCGGCGGACAGCGCGCTGGGCGGCCCGTTCCTCGAGCTGATGGGCTACCTGCTGCAGCTGTGCGCGCGCCGGCGCGCCGAACCGGGGCCGGGGTTGATCTCGGACCTGGTGCGCGCGCGGCTGGACGGCGAGCGGCTGGCCGATCCGGAGGTGGCGAGCCTGGCCGTGCAGATCCTGCAGGCCGGGCACCTCACCACCGCCGCCGTGCTCGGGCACGCCCTCGTGCTGCTGGCCGAGCACCCGGAAGCGCAGGCCGCGCTGCGGGCCGACCGCGCGCTGATCCCGGGCGCGGTCGAAGAAGTGCTGCGCTGCCGGCCGCCGTCCACGCGGCTGCAGCGCTACACCACGGTGGACACCGAGGTCGCCGGGCACGGGATCCCGGCGGGCGCGGTCGTCGTGCCGTGGATGCTCTCGGCCAACCACGACGACGCCGTGTTCGACGCCCCGGACGTGTTCGACATCCGCCGCAGCCCGAACCGCCACCTGACGTTCGGGCACGGCATCCACTTCTGCCTCGGCGCGATGCTCGCGCGCGTCGAGCTGACCGGTGCGCTGAACGCGCTGTTCGACCACGTTCCGCCGTGGACGGTCGACGGCGTCGTCGAGTACCAGGAATCCCATCTGCTGTTCGGACCGAAGCGGGTTCCGCTGGTCGTCAGCACCACCCCCACCGATCGGAGAGATCTCCCGTGA
- a CDS encoding DUF742 domain-containing protein encodes MTDGRRREGGRHAASLARPYAWTAGRTRPKVDLAVEALVETTAEGRTASFSPTNPLAAVMELCLHKRSVAEVAAHLGVPLGVARVLIGDLLSAGQVSIRDTLTADASWDERNDLLERVLSGLRAL; translated from the coding sequence GTGACCGACGGCCGGCGACGCGAGGGCGGGCGGCACGCGGCGTCGCTGGCCCGCCCCTACGCCTGGACCGCCGGTCGCACGCGGCCGAAGGTCGACCTGGCGGTGGAAGCCCTCGTCGAGACGACGGCGGAAGGCCGCACCGCGTCCTTCAGCCCGACCAACCCCCTGGCCGCGGTGATGGAGCTGTGCCTGCACAAGCGTTCGGTGGCCGAGGTCGCGGCCCACCTCGGCGTGCCGCTCGGGGTGGCCAGGGTGCTCATCGGCGACCTGCTCAGCGCCGGCCAGGTGTCCATCCGCGACACGCTCACCGCGGACGCCTCCTGGGACGAACGCAACGACCTGCTCGAAAGGGTCCTCAGTGGACTACGTGCACTCTGA
- a CDS encoding PaaI family thioesterase, translating into MTFPVVDGVPPGRALLGTRIRELIEASVRVRDDEADLAAAARRVEAVTTALRAAGEAPPLLLAALEGGGHLSVNNPLEGPGNPLAPPLSWVAVGPESVRAEVLLGAAHEGPPGRVHGGWVAAVLDHVLGRATAAAGYPGMTASLTVDYHRGTPYAVPLVAEGRLVRRDERKLHASGTLRAGDEVCATATAILVHFSADRFPVPTD; encoded by the coding sequence ATGACCTTCCCGGTGGTCGACGGCGTTCCGCCCGGGCGTGCCCTGCTCGGCACCCGGATCCGCGAGCTGATCGAAGCCTCGGTGCGCGTGCGCGACGACGAAGCCGACCTGGCCGCGGCGGCGCGCCGGGTCGAAGCGGTGACCACGGCCCTGCGCGCGGCCGGGGAGGCGCCGCCGTTGCTGCTGGCCGCCCTCGAAGGCGGCGGGCACCTGAGCGTCAACAACCCCCTGGAAGGGCCCGGGAACCCGCTGGCCCCGCCGCTGTCCTGGGTCGCCGTCGGCCCGGAGTCGGTGCGGGCCGAGGTGCTGCTCGGCGCCGCGCACGAAGGGCCGCCCGGCCGGGTCCACGGCGGCTGGGTGGCGGCGGTCCTCGACCACGTCCTCGGCCGCGCCACGGCGGCCGCGGGCTACCCGGGGATGACGGCCTCGCTGACGGTCGACTACCACCGCGGCACGCCGTACGCGGTCCCGCTCGTCGCCGAGGGCCGGCTCGTCCGCCGTGACGAGCGGAAGCTGCACGCGTCGGGCACGCTGCGTGCGGGGGACGAGGTCTGCGCGACGGCGACGGCGATCCTGGTGCACTTCAGCGCGGACCGCTTCCCGGTGCCCACGGACTGA